A genome region from Glutamicibacter arilaitensis Re117 includes the following:
- a CDS encoding GNAT family N-acetyltransferase — MPSDLLQAHLQHTAISSPECSYAQLLPLDPARALDLADAYFTAYPPGMAAASRAEAREEMASTFTQEYGKVLENASFMAVRKGKAVGAIMVVAESIWEEQLSGPFIIDLFTAPAHQGHQLGRSLIAAAMLACKEQGARTLSLRVGEGTSPAAHRLYAQAGFLPIP, encoded by the coding sequence ATGCCTTCAGACCTTTTGCAGGCTCACCTGCAGCACACTGCCATCTCCTCCCCCGAGTGCTCCTACGCCCAGCTTCTCCCGCTGGATCCTGCCCGCGCACTGGATCTGGCGGACGCCTACTTCACCGCTTATCCGCCCGGTATGGCCGCAGCTTCACGTGCCGAGGCACGCGAAGAAATGGCATCCACTTTCACCCAGGAATACGGCAAGGTCCTGGAAAACGCATCATTCATGGCCGTGCGAAAAGGGAAAGCGGTAGGCGCAATCATGGTGGTTGCTGAATCAATCTGGGAGGAACAGCTCTCCGGCCCGTTCATCATCGATCTGTTTACCGCACCTGCGCACCAGGGCCATCAGCTGGGCCGGTCGTTGATCGCCGCTGCGATGCTCGCCTGCAAAGAGCAGGGTGCGCGTACGCTGAGCCTGCGCGTCGGTGAGGGGACCTCGCCCGCGGCCCACCGCCTCTATGCACAGGCCGGCTTCCTCCCGATTCCCTAG
- a CDS encoding AAA family ATPase — protein sequence MHAISTRPLPATSHGHDPPQTLVILGPDGAGKSTLIEALTRQLLNERIRARRLANAAARSWLTKFCRRSGITFPTFTQDFFETSIRGFNVARNMVSAAHSGGLSVMDRHLYCQLVLRRLRGHPSGLLLPWLAAKSTECARIILLDIDPHLAYERIVSRGKDHETLEYLSESRDEYLRLAQLHGWIILDASLSTSLLVEQLRLVIGK from the coding sequence ATGCACGCAATTTCCACCCGCCCGCTACCGGCCACAAGCCATGGCCACGATCCACCCCAGACTTTGGTAATCCTCGGCCCAGATGGTGCAGGCAAAAGTACCCTCATCGAAGCCCTGACACGGCAACTGCTCAACGAACGCATTCGCGCGCGAAGGCTTGCCAATGCCGCCGCCCGCAGCTGGCTTACCAAATTTTGCCGCAGATCGGGAATCACGTTCCCGACTTTCACCCAAGATTTTTTCGAAACTTCCATCCGTGGCTTCAACGTTGCACGCAACATGGTTTCCGCTGCCCACTCTGGCGGGCTCAGCGTGATGGACCGGCACCTGTACTGCCAATTGGTGCTTCGGCGCTTGCGCGGCCATCCATCGGGACTACTCCTGCCCTGGTTGGCGGCCAAAAGTACCGAGTGCGCGCGAATTATCCTTCTAGATATTGATCCGCACCTTGCCTATGAGCGAATCGTTTCTCGGGGCAAGGACCACGAAACTCTGGAGTATCTCAGCGAAAGCCGAGATGAATACCTTCGCCTGGCGCAACTGCACGGCTGGATAATCCTCGATGCCTCCCTGTCCACCTCCCTGCTAGTGGAACAACTTCGCCTGGTCATCGGCAAGTAG
- a CDS encoding VOC family protein — protein MITLDTVDEQSAAAWWRAVLGGKYAGQYPGFTMIRVPGFSAMLGFQKVPEVTAGKNRVHLDLSATSDRAREVEIFVKAGATRLEEHCDDPDFGWSVLRDPYGIVFCISDPHDQ, from the coding sequence ATGATTACCCTCGATACAGTTGACGAGCAATCCGCGGCCGCATGGTGGCGCGCGGTGCTGGGCGGAAAGTACGCGGGACAGTACCCGGGGTTCACCATGATCCGCGTTCCCGGATTCAGCGCGATGCTGGGTTTCCAGAAGGTGCCGGAAGTGACCGCAGGAAAGAATCGGGTCCATCTGGATTTGTCGGCCACCAGCGATCGTGCCCGGGAAGTCGAGATCTTCGTCAAGGCCGGTGCCACCCGGCTCGAAGAGCACTGCGATGATCCAGACTTCGGGTGGAGCGTGCTGCGCGATCCCTACGGTATTGTCTTCTGCATTTCCGACCCGCATGATCAATAG
- the aceB gene encoding malate synthase A, producing MNSPITLNNITITATPVRYQEQILTSEALDFLSALHTAFEPRRAELMQRRQVNRARIANGRDPKFLDETRAIREDDSWQVAPIAPGLEDRRVEITGPIERKMAINALNSGAKVWLADMEDASSPSWQNVIKNQVNLIRILDKELDFTAPDGREYKLNSYELTELPTIVVRPRGWHLPEKHLLVAGTPMSGALVDFGLHFFHNAKRLLAAGRGPYYYLPKLENHLEARLWNEVFNMAQDLLDIERGTIRATVLIETITAAFEMEEILYELREHSSGLNAGRWDYIFSIIKNFRSRGPRFVFPDRDTVTMTAPFMRAYTEQLVRACHRRGASAIGGMSAFVPNRKDASINEIAFGKVREDKAREAADGFDGSWVAHPDLVSVAREVYDEVLGENPNQLQRTREDVQVSGPALLNVESVTGKITERGIRDNIDIGIRYIESWLRGNGAVALRNLMEDAATAEISRSQLWQWIHQSAITDEGEIITRRWVQELTEETMDNLERFEGDRFEEAVEIFEACALRDDFPTFLTKNAYLRYLDAPARTLEMAG from the coding sequence ATGAACTCCCCAATCACCCTGAACAACATCACCATTACCGCTACCCCCGTTCGCTACCAGGAGCAAATCCTGACCAGCGAAGCCCTGGACTTCCTTTCGGCTCTGCACACCGCGTTTGAACCGCGCCGCGCCGAATTGATGCAGCGCCGCCAGGTCAACCGGGCCCGCATTGCCAATGGACGCGATCCGAAGTTCTTGGACGAGACCCGGGCAATTCGCGAAGATGATTCATGGCAGGTCGCTCCGATCGCTCCGGGGCTGGAAGATCGCCGCGTGGAAATCACCGGTCCGATCGAACGCAAGATGGCGATCAACGCGCTGAACTCCGGCGCCAAGGTGTGGCTGGCTGACATGGAGGATGCTTCCTCGCCGTCCTGGCAGAACGTCATCAAGAACCAGGTGAACCTGATCCGCATCCTGGACAAGGAACTGGACTTCACCGCACCCGATGGCCGCGAATACAAGCTGAACAGCTACGAGCTGACCGAGCTTCCTACCATCGTGGTCCGTCCCCGCGGCTGGCACCTGCCAGAGAAGCACCTGCTGGTAGCCGGCACCCCGATGTCCGGGGCACTGGTGGACTTCGGACTGCACTTCTTCCACAACGCCAAGCGCCTGCTGGCAGCCGGCCGCGGTCCGTACTACTACCTGCCGAAGCTGGAGAACCACCTGGAAGCACGGCTGTGGAACGAGGTCTTCAACATGGCCCAGGACCTGCTGGATATCGAACGCGGAACCATTCGCGCGACCGTGCTGATCGAGACCATCACCGCTGCTTTCGAGATGGAAGAGATCCTGTACGAGCTGCGCGAGCACTCCTCGGGCTTGAATGCAGGTCGCTGGGACTACATCTTCTCGATCATCAAGAACTTCCGTTCCCGCGGCCCGCGATTCGTCTTCCCGGATCGCGACACCGTGACCATGACCGCTCCGTTCATGCGGGCTTACACCGAGCAGCTGGTGCGGGCTTGCCACCGACGCGGCGCATCGGCCATCGGCGGCATGAGCGCTTTCGTTCCCAACCGGAAGGACGCTTCGATCAACGAGATTGCCTTCGGCAAGGTCCGCGAGGACAAGGCCCGCGAAGCCGCTGACGGGTTCGACGGTTCATGGGTGGCCCACCCGGACCTGGTTTCGGTGGCCCGCGAGGTCTACGACGAAGTGCTCGGCGAGAACCCGAACCAGCTGCAGCGCACCCGTGAAGATGTTCAGGTGTCCGGCCCGGCCCTGCTGAACGTTGAAAGCGTCACCGGCAAGATCACCGAACGCGGCATCCGCGACAATATCGACATCGGCATCCGTTACATCGAGTCCTGGCTGCGCGGCAATGGAGCTGTGGCGCTGCGCAACCTGATGGAAGATGCTGCTACCGCTGAGATCTCCCGTTCGCAGCTGTGGCAGTGGATCCACCAGTCGGCCATCACCGATGAGGGCGAGATCATCACCCGCCGCTGGGTGCAGGAGCTGACCGAAGAGACCATGGATAACCTGGAGCGTTTCGAAGGCGATCGCTTCGAGGAAGCCGTGGAGATCTTCGAAGCGTGCGCACTGCGCGATGACTTCCCGACCTTCCTGACCAAGAACGCCTACCTGCGCTACCTGGATGCGCCGGCACGCACCTTGGAAATGGCAGGCTAG
- the aceA gene encoding isocitrate lyase: MTTENTNETSIDNRIAAIETDWENNPRWNSVTRDYTAADVVKLQGRVQEEHTLAKRGSEKLWKQLTEETPTGGYTNALGALTGNQAVQQVKAGLRAIYLSGWQVAADANLSGQTYPDQSLYPANSVPQVVRRINNALQRADQIEFSEGIHSVEDWMVPIVADAEAGFGGPLNAYELMKSMITAGASGVHWEDQLASEKKCGHLGGKVLIPTQQHIRTLNAARLAADVAGTPSVVIARTDAEAATLITSDVDERDQQFITGERTPEGFYKVRNGIEPCIARAKAYAPYSDLIWMETGTPDLELARKFAEAVKKDFPDQMLSYNCSPSFNWKKHLDDATIAKFQRELGAMGFSFQFITLAGFHALNHSMFDLAQGYAKDGMSAYVELQEREFASEAAGYTATKHQREVGTGYFDAISTALNPNASTLALVGSTEEGQFH, translated from the coding sequence ATGACTACCGAGAACACCAACGAAACCTCGATCGACAACCGCATCGCAGCCATCGAGACCGACTGGGAAAACAACCCTCGCTGGAACAGCGTAACTCGCGATTACACTGCTGCCGACGTCGTGAAGCTGCAGGGCCGGGTCCAGGAAGAGCACACCCTGGCCAAGCGCGGATCCGAGAAGCTGTGGAAGCAGCTCACCGAGGAAACCCCGACCGGCGGCTACACCAACGCACTGGGCGCCCTGACCGGCAACCAGGCAGTCCAGCAGGTCAAGGCCGGACTGCGAGCCATCTACCTTTCAGGCTGGCAGGTTGCAGCAGATGCCAACCTCTCAGGCCAGACCTACCCGGATCAGTCGCTCTACCCGGCCAACTCGGTTCCGCAGGTCGTGCGCCGCATCAACAACGCACTGCAGCGTGCCGACCAGATCGAGTTCTCCGAAGGCATCCACAGCGTCGAGGACTGGATGGTCCCCATCGTCGCTGACGCAGAAGCCGGCTTCGGCGGCCCGCTGAACGCGTACGAGCTGATGAAGTCCATGATCACCGCCGGCGCTTCGGGTGTCCACTGGGAAGACCAGCTGGCCAGCGAGAAGAAGTGCGGCCACCTCGGTGGCAAGGTGCTGATTCCGACCCAGCAGCACATCCGCACCCTGAACGCGGCCCGCCTGGCCGCCGACGTGGCAGGCACCCCTTCGGTGGTCATCGCCCGCACCGACGCCGAGGCAGCCACCCTGATCACCTCGGATGTCGATGAACGAGATCAGCAGTTCATCACCGGCGAGCGCACCCCCGAAGGCTTCTACAAGGTCCGCAACGGCATCGAGCCATGCATCGCCCGCGCAAAGGCCTACGCCCCGTATTCGGATCTGATCTGGATGGAAACCGGCACCCCGGACCTGGAACTGGCCCGCAAGTTCGCCGAAGCGGTCAAGAAGGACTTCCCTGACCAGATGCTCTCCTACAACTGCTCGCCATCGTTCAACTGGAAGAAGCACTTGGATGATGCCACCATCGCCAAGTTCCAACGCGAACTGGGCGCCATGGGCTTCAGCTTCCAGTTCATCACCCTGGCCGGCTTCCACGCATTGAACCACTCGATGTTCGATCTGGCCCAGGGCTACGCGAAGGACGGCATGAGCGCCTACGTCGAATTGCAGGAACGCGAATTCGCGTCCGAAGCTGCCGGCTACACCGCCACAAAGCACCAGCGCGAAGTCGGCACCGGCTACTTCGACGCAATCTCCACGGCGTTGAACCCGAACGCCTCCACCCTGGCTTTGGTGGGATCCACCGAAGAAGGCCAATTCCATTAG
- a CDS encoding ATP-dependent Clp protease ATP-binding subunit, with protein sequence MPAFFGAPSDGSFEEFLSRFLSARAQAARPIDITRLLSARTHEAVATAAAISHEHGHDEIDSLHLLMALLRTEPIGEHLGAMGVDIDALGADAIARMPKSQEKAEKPTRLSSSAQRSLFDAYQVARNYGSTYIDPDHLFLAFVFNPESPVSQLLAQHGITGQSLQQAAMEQAQRAQNGGQEQGSEESDVSMLERYGTDLTALAADGQIDPVIGRDDELDQVVEILARRTKNNPVLIGEAGVGKTAIAEGLARAIVDDQVPEQIRGSRLISIDLPGMLAGTRYRGDFEQRLTGLLEEIADAEGQVLVFIDEMHLLVGAGSGESGNMDAANILKPRLARGELHLIGATTLDEFRKVEKDSALARRFGKVTVAEPSEEVSLAILEGLRESYEDHHQVQYTPAALKAAVALSARYLTDRQLPDKAIDLIDIAGARRSIAAGDTEDVQSLRAELVDAEREKSRAIGEERYEDASAWRDHITELTARITAAEEAGDAGITRVVDEAQISEVISRSTGIPTSRITGDDKTRLASLEESLHASVIGQKDAVSAVARAVRRNRTGMSPAGRPIGSFLFLGPTGVGKTELAKALATNLFGSADSLLRVDMSEYGEKHTVARLIGAPPGYIGHDEPGQLTEKVRRNPYSVILLDEIEKAHPDVFNVLLQVLDDGRLTDSAGRTVDFSNTLILMTSNLGGEYLANKAGNFGFTSTNATSEAHEVRAKVMGKVREFMRPEFLNRLDEVLLFSKLSQSEISQIVKLVIAETEARLNDQELQLEISDAAVQFLASEGYDPEFGARPLRRLVQRKVQDAIADLLIDDSLAAGDTVLVDYAANKLSVQKKAEMPTPPAHSEQVPSYFGN encoded by the coding sequence TTGCCAGCATTTTTCGGCGCACCGTCAGATGGCTCGTTCGAGGAATTCCTCTCTCGGTTCCTCTCTGCTCGGGCCCAGGCAGCACGTCCCATCGACATTACCCGCCTGCTTTCGGCTCGAACCCACGAAGCCGTAGCCACCGCGGCCGCAATCTCCCATGAGCACGGCCATGACGAGATTGATTCCCTGCACCTACTCATGGCACTGTTGCGCACCGAACCAATCGGCGAACACCTCGGTGCCATGGGCGTGGACATCGATGCTCTAGGTGCAGACGCCATCGCTCGCATGCCCAAGTCCCAGGAAAAGGCAGAGAAGCCAACCCGCCTTTCCTCTTCTGCCCAGCGCAGCCTCTTCGACGCATACCAAGTGGCACGAAACTATGGCTCGACCTATATCGACCCGGATCACCTCTTCCTTGCGTTTGTCTTCAACCCGGAGTCGCCGGTCAGCCAGTTGCTCGCGCAACACGGTATTACCGGCCAGTCCCTGCAGCAAGCTGCCATGGAGCAGGCTCAGCGGGCCCAAAATGGCGGGCAGGAACAGGGCTCGGAGGAGTCAGATGTTTCCATGCTCGAACGCTACGGAACTGATTTGACCGCGCTTGCCGCTGATGGGCAGATCGATCCGGTCATCGGCCGTGACGACGAGCTGGACCAGGTTGTCGAAATCCTGGCCCGCCGCACCAAGAACAATCCGGTACTGATCGGCGAGGCCGGCGTAGGCAAGACAGCCATCGCCGAAGGCCTGGCCCGCGCCATCGTGGATGACCAGGTCCCGGAACAGATCCGCGGATCCCGCCTGATCTCCATCGACCTCCCGGGCATGCTGGCCGGAACGCGCTACCGCGGTGACTTTGAACAGCGCCTGACCGGGCTGCTGGAGGAAATCGCAGACGCAGAGGGCCAAGTCCTGGTGTTCATCGACGAAATGCACCTGCTGGTTGGCGCCGGCTCCGGAGAATCCGGAAATATGGATGCCGCTAACATCCTCAAGCCGCGCTTGGCTCGTGGAGAGCTGCACCTGATCGGCGCCACCACGCTGGATGAATTCCGCAAGGTGGAGAAGGACAGCGCTCTGGCCCGCCGCTTCGGCAAGGTCACCGTTGCCGAACCGTCCGAGGAAGTCAGCTTGGCCATCTTGGAAGGCCTGCGTGAATCCTACGAAGACCACCACCAGGTGCAGTACACCCCTGCGGCTCTGAAGGCCGCGGTGGCACTCTCGGCCCGATACCTCACCGACCGTCAGCTGCCCGACAAGGCGATCGACCTGATCGACATTGCTGGTGCACGGCGCTCGATTGCCGCTGGCGATACCGAAGACGTGCAGTCCCTGCGTGCGGAGCTGGTGGATGCTGAACGCGAGAAGTCCCGGGCCATCGGGGAAGAACGCTATGAGGATGCCAGCGCCTGGCGCGACCACATCACCGAGCTGACTGCCCGGATCACGGCCGCCGAGGAAGCCGGCGACGCGGGAATCACCCGCGTGGTGGATGAAGCCCAGATCTCCGAGGTCATCTCCCGCTCCACCGGCATCCCGACCTCGCGGATCACCGGAGATGACAAGACCCGGCTGGCTTCGCTGGAAGAGTCCTTGCATGCCTCGGTGATCGGCCAGAAGGACGCGGTGTCTGCCGTGGCCCGCGCGGTACGCCGCAACCGCACCGGCATGTCCCCTGCCGGCCGCCCGATCGGCTCGTTCCTCTTCCTGGGTCCTACCGGTGTCGGCAAGACCGAGCTGGCCAAGGCCCTGGCCACCAACCTGTTCGGTTCAGCCGACTCGCTGCTTCGCGTCGACATGAGCGAATACGGAGAAAAGCACACGGTCGCACGCCTGATCGGTGCCCCTCCGGGATACATCGGCCACGATGAGCCCGGCCAGCTGACCGAGAAGGTTCGCCGCAACCCGTACTCGGTGATCCTGCTTGATGAAATCGAGAAGGCGCACCCGGATGTCTTCAACGTGCTGCTGCAGGTACTCGATGACGGCCGGTTGACCGACTCGGCCGGACGCACCGTGGACTTCTCCAACACGCTGATTCTGATGACCAGCAACCTCGGCGGCGAATATTTGGCGAATAAGGCCGGAAACTTCGGTTTCACCTCCACCAACGCCACCAGCGAGGCCCACGAGGTCCGCGCCAAGGTCATGGGCAAGGTACGCGAGTTCATGCGTCCCGAGTTCCTGAACCGTTTGGATGAGGTACTGCTCTTCTCCAAGCTCTCGCAGTCCGAGATTAGCCAGATCGTCAAATTGGTCATCGCTGAAACCGAGGCCCGGTTGAATGATCAGGAACTGCAGCTGGAAATCAGCGACGCTGCCGTGCAGTTCCTGGCCAGCGAAGGATACGATCCCGAGTTCGGTGCCCGCCCGCTGCGCCGTTTGGTGCAGCGCAAGGTGCAAGATGCCATCGCCGATCTGCTGATCGATGATTCGCTGGCTGCCGGCGACACCGTTTTGGTGGACTACGCCGCTAACAAGCTGAGCGTGCAGAAGAAGGCCGAAATGCCGACTCCGCCTGCGCACAGCGAGCAGGTGCCGAGCTACTTCGGCAACTGA
- a CDS encoding alpha/beta hydrolase family protein: MTQELSIPFEELELSALWDPAENAKAVVVLAHGSGAGKDHEFMAGFALALANLDASVLRFNFPYMDAGKKFPDKAPTAIAVWRQVRDWVEENMAEGLPIFAAGKSFGGRMASLAVAEGMPAQGLIFLGYPLHAPKKEEKLRDEHLYPLDLPMLFLEGTRDPFATPEKMEEVASKLNQHSELSWFEGGNHSFKVARSGRSAAQDGAWLADAATAFIAKHTD, translated from the coding sequence ATGACCCAAGAACTTTCCATTCCATTCGAAGAGCTGGAACTCAGCGCCCTCTGGGACCCCGCCGAAAACGCGAAAGCCGTAGTGGTGCTCGCCCACGGTTCGGGCGCCGGCAAGGACCATGAATTCATGGCCGGTTTTGCGCTGGCCCTGGCAAATCTCGACGCCAGCGTCCTGCGCTTTAATTTTCCGTATATGGATGCTGGAAAGAAGTTCCCGGACAAGGCGCCCACAGCCATAGCCGTGTGGCGCCAAGTCCGCGACTGGGTTGAAGAAAACATGGCTGAAGGCCTGCCGATCTTCGCTGCAGGAAAATCCTTCGGCGGGCGCATGGCTTCGCTAGCCGTTGCCGAGGGCATGCCCGCGCAAGGGCTGATCTTCTTGGGCTACCCGTTGCATGCGCCTAAGAAGGAAGAGAAGCTGCGCGATGAGCACCTGTATCCACTGGATCTGCCGATGCTCTTCCTGGAAGGTACCCGCGATCCTTTTGCCACCCCCGAAAAGATGGAAGAAGTTGCCAGCAAGCTGAACCAGCACAGCGAACTTTCCTGGTTTGAAGGCGGCAACCACTCATTCAAGGTGGCCCGCTCAGGACGCAGCGCTGCCCAGGATGGCGCGTGGCTGGCTGATGCGGCTACCGCCTTTATTGCCAAGCACACCGACTAG
- a CDS encoding GNAT family N-acetyltransferase gives MELSTTKLPPGEQILSLYDSVGWSAYTDDPEVLIQALSNSTFAVYAYDQQQQLAGLIRVISDNATICYVQDILVRPSAQRSGIGRALFDAVLQKFQHVRQLVLITDDMPQQRAFYESMGLTEGAEFEHGVIRVFARFAQ, from the coding sequence TTGGAACTGTCCACCACCAAGCTCCCGCCTGGAGAACAGATCCTTTCGCTGTATGACTCCGTTGGATGGAGCGCGTACACCGATGATCCAGAAGTGCTGATCCAGGCATTGTCGAACTCCACCTTCGCCGTTTACGCCTACGACCAACAGCAACAGCTCGCTGGGCTGATCCGCGTCATCTCTGATAACGCAACCATCTGCTACGTTCAGGACATCTTGGTCCGCCCCTCCGCACAGCGCAGCGGGATCGGCCGTGCCCTGTTCGATGCCGTGCTGCAAAAATTCCAGCACGTGCGCCAGCTGGTGCTGATCACCGATGACATGCCGCAGCAGCGGGCTTTCTACGAGTCGATGGGGCTGACCGAAGGAGCAGAATTCGAGCATGGCGTGATCCGGGTCTTCGCCAGATTCGCGCAGTAG
- a CDS encoding HutD family protein: protein MSEAQASFAPGSIFELAQSTKKQWELGQVRLIASGVLAQDGTLQPSEPREATWQLSIRSIEKAASFTPAPSAQVFTLIAGDFVQLDVDGQQHGLEPLRPLKFETANPVEASQPTEELLIVHVAATPQQVRPTVRIVELSKKREQHLFDGQLGVLVQGSAKLLLGENEQSLNLRDTVVGSDADDPRITGRGFMAVVSFDLP, encoded by the coding sequence ATGAGCGAAGCACAGGCATCTTTTGCACCAGGTTCCATTTTCGAATTGGCGCAGAGCACCAAGAAGCAGTGGGAGCTGGGACAGGTCCGGCTCATTGCCAGCGGCGTTCTCGCGCAAGATGGTACGTTGCAGCCTAGCGAACCCCGCGAAGCCACCTGGCAGCTTTCAATTCGCTCCATCGAGAAGGCCGCAAGTTTCACTCCGGCACCTTCGGCCCAAGTCTTCACCCTGATCGCCGGTGACTTCGTGCAGCTGGATGTCGACGGGCAGCAGCACGGTTTGGAACCTCTGCGTCCGCTGAAATTTGAAACCGCAAATCCTGTCGAGGCGAGCCAGCCCACCGAGGAACTGCTCATCGTGCACGTAGCTGCCACTCCACAGCAGGTACGGCCCACCGTTCGCATTGTCGAGCTGTCCAAAAAGCGCGAACAGCATCTCTTTGATGGACAGCTAGGCGTATTGGTCCAAGGCTCCGCCAAGCTCTTACTCGGCGAGAATGAGCAGTCGCTGAATCTGCGCGACACCGTCGTTGGTTCCGACGCCGACGACCCCCGCATCACAGGCCGCGGCTTCATGGCCGTGGTTTCTTTCGACCTCCCCTAG
- a CDS encoding helix-turn-helix transcriptional regulator, whose protein sequence is MNFSGNGAGSEDTELDAIALGRRIRFLRKSKQLTLDDVSTLVDTAPSQLSLIENGKREPKLSLLKSLAGALGVGVDDLLGTEPPSRRAALEIELERAQRGPLYESLGLPTVRVGTRLPMDVLESLVGLQHELERRLNEQAATPEEARRANTALRHEMRQRNNYYKDIEQEATKVLTAVGHDSGPLSHHRAADIAEHLGFSLRFVGNLPHSTRSVTDQKNKRIYLTQANRSEHDPRSVLLQALGHHVLGHKTPTDYFDFLSQRVATNYFAAALMMPEKSTVEYLQRAKNNRELAVEDLRDAFAVSYESAAHRFTNLATEHLGMTCHFQKVHESGILHKAYENDRVNFPADHTGAIEGQSICRYWTSRVVFEQMDKFRSFEQYTDTVNGTFWCTARTERHSSGLYSLSIGVPFEHVKWFRGRDTKERCQSTCPDENCCRRPPADLSNQWFGNAWPAMRANTHLLAAMPTGAFPGVDETEVYRFLQKQMG, encoded by the coding sequence GTGAATTTTTCCGGCAACGGCGCTGGCAGCGAGGATACAGAACTTGATGCCATTGCTCTGGGGCGGAGAATCCGTTTTCTGCGCAAGAGCAAGCAACTGACCTTGGATGATGTCTCGACGCTGGTTGATACCGCGCCGAGCCAGCTGTCGTTGATCGAAAATGGCAAGCGCGAACCAAAGCTATCGCTGCTCAAGTCCTTGGCCGGGGCCTTGGGCGTGGGAGTCGATGACCTGCTGGGCACTGAACCGCCTTCGCGTCGCGCCGCTTTGGAAATTGAGCTGGAACGCGCCCAACGCGGTCCGCTGTACGAGTCCTTGGGGTTGCCTACCGTTCGTGTGGGAACACGGTTGCCGATGGACGTTCTGGAATCCTTGGTGGGACTTCAGCATGAATTGGAACGCCGCCTCAATGAGCAGGCCGCTACCCCTGAGGAAGCACGTCGGGCCAACACAGCGTTGCGCCATGAGATGCGCCAACGCAACAACTACTACAAGGACATTGAGCAGGAAGCCACCAAGGTCCTCACGGCTGTTGGCCACGATTCGGGACCGCTCTCGCATCACCGTGCAGCGGACATCGCCGAGCATCTGGGGTTCAGCCTGCGCTTCGTGGGGAATCTTCCGCATTCCACGCGTTCGGTCACTGATCAGAAGAACAAGCGCATCTATCTCACGCAGGCGAACCGCTCGGAACACGACCCGCGATCAGTGTTATTGCAGGCGCTGGGGCATCATGTGCTGGGGCATAAGACCCCAACCGATTATTTTGATTTCCTCTCGCAGCGAGTGGCGACGAACTACTTCGCCGCGGCGTTGATGATGCCCGAAAAATCTACCGTGGAATACCTGCAGCGCGCCAAGAACAACCGTGAACTGGCCGTCGAGGATTTGCGCGATGCATTCGCTGTGTCCTATGAATCGGCGGCTCACCGGTTCACCAATCTAGCCACCGAGCATTTGGGAATGACTTGCCACTTCCAGAAGGTCCATGAATCAGGCATCTTGCACAAGGCCTATGAGAACGATCGGGTGAACTTTCCTGCCGACCATACCGGTGCCATTGAGGGCCAGAGCATCTGCCGGTATTGGACCAGCCGTGTCGTCTTCGAGCAGATGGATAAGTTCCGCTCCTTCGAGCAGTACACCGATACCGTTAACGGGACCTTCTGGTGCACGGCGCGTACCGAACGCCATTCCTCGGGGCTGTATTCATTGTCCATCGGGGTGCCCTTCGAACACGTGAAGTGGTTCCGCGGGCGCGACACCAAGGAGCGTTGCCAGTCCACCTGCCCAGATGAGAATTGCTGCCGCCGTCCACCGGCTGACCTGTCCAACCAGTGGTTTGGTAATGCGTGGCCAGCTATGCGCGCCAATACCCACCTGTTGGCGGCCATGCCAACTGGTGCGTTCCCTGGCGTTGACGAAACCGAGGTCTACCGCTTCTTGCAAAAGCAGATGGGCTAG